One window of Cryptobacterium curtum DSM 15641 genomic DNA carries:
- a CDS encoding polysaccharide deacetylase family protein has protein sequence MEEQSKYENHHRERPVVHKRTKRTEREKHNAEAEGNLPSTHDQDTASFPPVTSQPETMPKDSYRGQRPHLTSVPDPQVTAHASISSENNLAHETSSATREPRQHRAPISQVSSVESASAVAQGNNTAAPNAAQGDNVKAPSAMSGSNPAAAVHAQSYQESTEQGSSFVPVGAHIRDYNMAAAHSRQHLGIGVKIFFVLIAAGVVAIVCWWMLFSPISITLNGKMTTVDRGSNVSAIVKSQNVNVSPGRLLAVDGSVIDQTGGETFTATLDGQAVNGNAGVKENSTLTITDGADKTEDYTETTKPIPSQWVDDGTRGAFHEVVGEAADGIAATRTGKTSGITVDNQVVKEPVNPTLTRYSIDTGGEKVIALTFDDGPWKDQTAELLDILDQNNAKATFFVVGNRIGDTPGGGDLVKREYDSGHQVSSHTWDHAAGSGKGVNLGYMTEDEQINEIVKGQQAITDATGVEANKIVRTPGGNYSLETAQIVHPYVDVEVDWNIDTEDWRRPGAAKIESAILSAKPGNVILMHDGGGDRSQTVQAVADALPKLREQGYRFVTIEELWEYHKKAQQQSN, from the coding sequence ATGGAAGAACAGAGTAAATACGAAAATCACCATCGCGAACGTCCTGTTGTCCATAAGCGGACAAAGCGTACCGAACGAGAGAAGCACAATGCTGAAGCGGAGGGAAATCTTCCTTCAACACACGACCAAGATACCGCTTCGTTCCCGCCTGTTACAAGCCAGCCAGAGACAATGCCAAAAGACTCGTATCGAGGTCAGAGGCCCCATCTCACCTCGGTTCCCGACCCACAGGTTACAGCTCATGCGTCTATATCGTCGGAAAACAATCTCGCACATGAAACCAGTTCCGCTACACGGGAACCGCGTCAGCATCGTGCGCCTATTTCTCAGGTTTCTTCTGTTGAATCAGCATCTGCTGTTGCTCAGGGCAACAACACTGCAGCACCTAACGCTGCACAGGGCGATAATGTCAAAGCACCTAGTGCTATGTCGGGCAGCAACCCTGCCGCCGCTGTCCATGCGCAATCCTATCAAGAATCAACCGAGCAAGGGTCGTCGTTTGTACCGGTTGGCGCACATATCCGCGACTATAATATGGCCGCTGCACACAGTCGACAGCATCTTGGCATTGGCGTCAAAATATTTTTTGTTCTTATAGCAGCTGGCGTTGTTGCCATTGTATGCTGGTGGATGCTCTTCTCCCCGATTAGCATTACCTTAAATGGCAAAATGACAACTGTCGATCGTGGCTCGAATGTATCCGCTATTGTAAAATCGCAAAATGTAAATGTATCCCCTGGTCGATTGCTTGCTGTTGATGGATCAGTTATCGACCAGACGGGCGGTGAGACCTTTACCGCAACGCTCGATGGACAGGCAGTCAATGGAAATGCTGGCGTAAAAGAAAACAGTACACTCACCATTACCGATGGCGCCGATAAAACAGAGGATTATACCGAGACAACCAAGCCAATCCCTTCTCAGTGGGTTGACGATGGAACGCGCGGTGCCTTCCATGAGGTTGTCGGCGAGGCAGCTGACGGCATTGCCGCTACCCGCACAGGCAAAACATCAGGCATTACCGTCGACAACCAGGTTGTCAAAGAGCCTGTTAACCCCACGCTCACTCGGTACAGCATCGACACGGGTGGTGAGAAAGTTATCGCACTGACATTTGACGATGGCCCCTGGAAAGATCAAACGGCCGAGCTGCTCGACATTCTTGATCAAAATAATGCCAAAGCAACCTTCTTTGTTGTTGGCAATCGTATTGGTGACACTCCTGGTGGTGGCGATCTGGTTAAACGCGAATATGACAGCGGTCATCAGGTATCGAGCCACACATGGGATCATGCAGCAGGAAGTGGCAAGGGCGTCAACCTTGGCTATATGACTGAAGATGAGCAGATCAACGAAATCGTCAAGGGACAGCAGGCTATCACCGATGCCACGGGCGTTGAGGCTAATAAAATTGTGCGCACGCCCGGAGGCAACTATTCACTGGAGACTGCCCAGATCGTGCATCCTTATGTCGATGTCGAAGTTGACTGGAATATCGACACTGAAGACTGGCGCCGTCCTGGCGCTGCAAAAATTGAATCAGCCATTCTGTCGGCAAAGCCAGGAAACGTCATTCTTATGCACGACGGCGGCGGAGATCGCAGTCAAACCGTACAAGCAGTTGCGGATGCTCTACCAAAACTGCGTGAACAAGGGTATCGCTTTGTCACTATTGAAGAGCTTTGGGAGTATCACAAGAAAGCCCAGCAGCAAAGTAATTAG
- a CDS encoding PFL family protein codes for MQITPEEVSETLAMVSQQHLDVRTITLGLNLRSCTDEDINIMARKVYDRMTHAAENLVPTAEQLEREYGVPIVNKRISTTPIAEICAATKATDFTPIAEAMDKAGKAVGVNFIGGFSALVQKGATRADEVLMDSIPAALSATDFVCSSVNVASTRAGINMDALWKMANTVIACAKQTAEHDSIGAAKLVVFANAVQDNPFMAGAFHGAGEADEVINVGVSGPGVVRNVLADLPESASMTEIAEAIKATAFKITRVGELMAREAADRLGYQQGILDLSLAPTPAIGDSVADILETIGVGRCGGPGTTAALALLNDCVKKGGVMASSSVGGLSGAFIPVSEDAGMIRAAQDSTLSLEKLEAMTCVCSVGLDMIAIPGNTTPETIFGIIADEAAIGMINNKTTAVRVIPAIGKKAGDTLEFGGLLGSAPVMPVNQYAGSVFAHRGGRIPAPLNSLKN; via the coding sequence ATGCAAATTACCCCCGAAGAGGTATCAGAAACACTCGCGATGGTCAGCCAGCAACACCTGGATGTCCGCACGATCACCCTCGGGTTAAACCTTCGCTCCTGCACCGATGAAGACATCAATATAATGGCTCGTAAGGTCTACGACCGTATGACCCACGCAGCTGAAAACCTCGTACCAACTGCCGAGCAGCTCGAACGCGAATACGGCGTTCCTATCGTCAATAAGCGCATCTCGACAACACCAATTGCTGAAATATGTGCTGCCACGAAAGCCACCGATTTCACCCCCATTGCTGAGGCAATGGACAAAGCGGGAAAAGCTGTCGGCGTTAATTTCATCGGAGGTTTTTCTGCTCTTGTACAAAAAGGAGCAACACGAGCCGATGAGGTGCTCATGGATTCGATTCCTGCTGCCCTCTCCGCCACCGATTTCGTCTGTAGTTCGGTAAATGTTGCCTCAACGCGGGCCGGCATCAACATGGATGCCCTCTGGAAAATGGCCAACACCGTTATCGCGTGCGCCAAACAAACTGCCGAACATGATTCTATCGGCGCCGCAAAGCTCGTCGTATTTGCAAACGCCGTACAAGATAATCCGTTCATGGCGGGAGCTTTCCATGGCGCTGGAGAAGCCGACGAGGTTATCAACGTGGGCGTTTCCGGACCCGGTGTAGTGCGTAACGTCTTAGCCGATTTGCCTGAAAGCGCCAGCATGACTGAGATCGCCGAAGCTATTAAAGCAACGGCGTTTAAGATCACGCGCGTTGGTGAACTGATGGCGCGCGAAGCAGCAGACCGCCTTGGATATCAACAGGGCATACTTGATTTGTCGCTCGCCCCCACCCCCGCTATTGGCGATAGTGTTGCCGATATCCTTGAAACAATCGGTGTGGGTCGCTGCGGTGGACCGGGCACGACAGCGGCACTTGCCCTGCTCAATGACTGTGTAAAAAAGGGTGGCGTTATGGCCTCAAGCAGCGTTGGTGGGCTTTCGGGTGCCTTTATCCCTGTTTCCGAAGATGCCGGGATGATCCGCGCGGCACAAGATAGCACCCTTTCTCTTGAAAAACTTGAAGCCATGACCTGCGTCTGCAGTGTCGGGCTTGATATGATAGCCATCCCCGGCAATACAACACCTGAAACTATCTTCGGCATTATTGCTGATGAAGCAGCTATCGGCATGATCAACAACAAGACCACCGCGGTACGAGTGATTCCCGCCATTGGCAAAAAGGCTGGCGATACGCTCGAGTTTGGCGGGCTACTCGGTAGCGCACCCGTTATGCCGGTCAATCAGTATGCAGGAAGTGTATTTGCCCATCGTGGCGGACGTATTCCTGCACCATTAAACTCTCTCAAGAATTAG
- a CDS encoding dicarboxylate/amino acid:cation symporter encodes MQNSKSQAQPWFKKIGTTGWIFIGLVLGIIVGVLCNVFVPNESVLFTYGVNGVCYVVGKGFIRLMQMLVVPLVFCSIVCGAASMGSGAMLGRVGGLTIVMYILTTLVAITLALGVGFLVNPGIGLDLGSIAQVELKTSASTSVADTLLNIIPSNVVDAMANGTMLQIIFFALVLGFLLGKLGTRVDVVNRFFHQFNDIMMSMVSLVLAVAPIGVFCLIVNTFSNLGLAALFPLAKYVGGTYIGLFVQLFITYLLLLALVARVNPLRFFRKMLPVMGFAFATSSSNATIPLNMETLEKKIGVDPQISSFTIPLGATINMDGTAIMQGVAVVFAVQAFGIDLGFSGYLTVILTATLASIGTAGVPGVGTIMLTMVFQSVGLPVEGVSMLMGVDRLVDMGRTTINITGDAVVTTCVARINNMFNRDLFNKSDGDTGQDSGSTSAPTAA; translated from the coding sequence ATGCAAAACTCGAAGTCTCAAGCGCAACCGTGGTTTAAAAAGATCGGCACAACTGGCTGGATTTTTATCGGACTTGTTCTCGGCATCATTGTGGGCGTTCTTTGCAACGTGTTTGTGCCAAACGAATCGGTTCTGTTTACCTACGGAGTCAACGGTGTGTGCTACGTCGTTGGCAAGGGGTTCATTCGCTTAATGCAGATGTTGGTGGTGCCGCTTGTGTTTTGTAGCATCGTGTGTGGTGCTGCCAGTATGGGCTCGGGTGCCATGCTGGGGCGTGTGGGCGGTCTTACTATTGTGATGTATATCCTAACCACCCTGGTCGCCATTACACTAGCACTTGGGGTTGGCTTTCTGGTTAATCCTGGTATCGGGCTTGACCTTGGCTCTATCGCTCAGGTGGAACTCAAGACAAGCGCTTCTACTTCGGTAGCAGATACACTCCTTAACATTATTCCTTCTAATGTCGTTGATGCCATGGCTAATGGCACTATGCTGCAGATTATCTTCTTTGCGCTGGTACTGGGCTTTTTGTTAGGGAAGTTGGGAACACGCGTTGATGTGGTCAATCGCTTCTTCCACCAGTTCAACGACATTATGATGTCGATGGTGTCTCTCGTGTTGGCAGTGGCACCGATTGGTGTGTTCTGCCTGATTGTTAACACGTTTTCTAATCTTGGTTTGGCGGCACTCTTCCCCTTGGCCAAGTATGTGGGTGGCACCTACATTGGTCTCTTTGTGCAGCTATTCATTACCTATCTGCTGTTGTTAGCACTGGTGGCTCGTGTAAATCCACTGCGATTCTTCCGCAAGATGTTGCCGGTTATGGGCTTCGCTTTTGCTACGTCATCAAGTAATGCGACAATTCCTTTAAATATGGAAACGCTCGAAAAGAAAATTGGTGTTGACCCGCAGATATCGTCGTTCACTATTCCGCTTGGCGCAACCATCAACATGGATGGTACGGCCATCATGCAGGGTGTTGCGGTCGTGTTCGCTGTTCAGGCGTTTGGTATCGACCTTGGATTTTCTGGGTATCTGACGGTTATTCTTACCGCGACACTCGCTTCCATCGGCACCGCTGGCGTACCGGGTGTTGGCACTATTATGCTGACGATGGTGTTCCAGTCCGTGGGGCTGCCCGTTGAGGGTGTTTCGATGCTTATGGGCGTTGACCGTCTGGTTGACATGGGCCGTACGACAATCAACATCACGGGTGATGCCGTTGTTACTACCTGTGTGGCGCGCATCAATAATATGTTCAATCGCGATCTCTTCAATAAATCCGACGGAGATACCGGCCAAGATAGCGGGTCTACTTCTGCTCCAACTGCAGCTTAA
- a CDS encoding sulfite exporter TauE/SafE family protein, protein MEFLIVCPLAFLAGFVDAIAGGGGLISLPAFLFAGLPVHAAIGTNKLSASMGTAVATIRYALSGYMVWPLAGVGIAMGLLGSWSGSNLALLTDDTAFKLIMLVILPFVAFHVLRTKDLSAQADHPYSLVPSLVITGIIAGVVGIYDGFYGPGTGTFLMLLLTAVGHQDIRCAAGTTKAINIATNISGLVVFLVNGVVWLPLGLAAGAFSIAGNWIGAGHFTKKGSAITRPIMLVVIVLFAIKLVVDLITSL, encoded by the coding sequence ATGGAATTTCTTATTGTCTGCCCTCTTGCGTTTCTCGCAGGTTTTGTTGACGCTATTGCCGGTGGCGGCGGACTGATATCTCTTCCCGCTTTTTTGTTTGCGGGCCTTCCAGTGCACGCCGCCATTGGCACCAATAAATTATCAGCGAGTATGGGTACCGCAGTAGCAACCATTCGCTATGCACTGAGTGGCTATATGGTGTGGCCGCTTGCGGGCGTTGGTATTGCTATGGGGCTACTAGGTTCGTGGAGCGGCTCGAATCTAGCACTGCTTACCGATGATACAGCCTTTAAACTGATCATGTTGGTCATCTTACCTTTTGTGGCATTTCATGTGCTGCGAACAAAGGATTTGAGTGCTCAGGCAGATCATCCCTATTCCTTGGTGCCCTCATTAGTTATTACGGGCATTATCGCTGGGGTTGTAGGAATTTACGATGGTTTCTACGGACCGGGGACTGGTACCTTTCTCATGCTTCTTTTAACGGCAGTCGGGCATCAGGACATCAGGTGTGCTGCGGGGACAACAAAAGCTATTAACATTGCCACAAACATTTCTGGGTTGGTGGTATTCCTTGTAAATGGTGTGGTATGGCTGCCCTTAGGACTTGCTGCTGGTGCGTTTAGTATTGCTGGTAACTGGATAGGGGCGGGGCACTTTACAAAGAAGGGTTCTGCGATCACTCGACCTATCATGCTGGTGGTTATCGTTCTGTTTGCCATCAAGTTGGTTGTCGATCTTATTACATCACTTTAA
- a CDS encoding PadR family transcriptional regulator, producing MAYTKDPSALTEPTFYILLCLHEPRHGYAIMQHVHELTEGRVNIGAGTLYGALNSLIEKGWIRAADASQSSSRRKQYIVTDEGKQAFLAEVKRLSSLIADAQDVVGGINTNSMELNSTNSSDF from the coding sequence ATGGCTTATACGAAAGATCCTAGCGCACTTACTGAGCCAACGTTTTATATCCTTTTGTGTTTGCATGAGCCGCGCCATGGATATGCGATTATGCAGCACGTTCACGAGTTGACAGAGGGGCGTGTGAACATCGGGGCGGGCACACTCTATGGTGCCCTCAACTCACTAATTGAAAAGGGCTGGATCCGTGCTGCAGATGCTAGCCAATCTTCTTCGCGTCGTAAGCAATACATTGTTACCGACGAGGGAAAACAAGCTTTCTTAGCAGAGGTCAAACGACTTAGTAGTCTTATTGCTGATGCGCAGGACGTTGTGGGCGGTATAAACACAAACAGTATGGAATTAAACAGTACGAATTCTTCCGATTTTTAA
- a CDS encoding DUF2812 domain-containing protein, with protein sequence MSTNITMSTTLKKTFTDFSAEEAWLNEMSAKGQALVAYRGMSGYTFVAAEPGAWQYAIEILDGKGTTRDNYLSFLKDVGIEVVSIYACRAYLRKKNDGVPFELHSDLKSRLEQAQKGNIPWTSIPLSQVVLALILITSVFSQVPESSNVAKGIVIGMAIILVTVAAIEFFIYGKPYRRRIRELKQAIMIKE encoded by the coding sequence ATGAGTACAAATATCACTATGAGCACTACTCTTAAAAAGACGTTCACTGATTTCTCAGCGGAAGAAGCATGGCTGAATGAAATGAGTGCTAAAGGCCAAGCTCTTGTTGCTTATCGTGGTATGAGCGGCTATACGTTTGTTGCTGCAGAACCAGGTGCTTGGCAGTATGCAATCGAGATACTTGATGGAAAGGGAACAACGCGCGATAACTATCTTTCATTTCTCAAGGATGTGGGTATAGAAGTTGTATCTATTTACGCGTGTCGCGCATATCTGCGCAAGAAGAACGACGGTGTCCCCTTTGAGCTTCATAGCGATTTGAAATCTCGTCTTGAACAGGCTCAAAAGGGGAATATTCCATGGACGAGTATACCACTATCGCAGGTTGTCTTAGCGCTCATACTGATTACAAGCGTTTTTAGCCAAGTGCCAGAGTCTTCAAATGTTGCGAAGGGCATCGTTATCGGTATGGCAATCATTCTTGTTACTGTGGCTGCTATTGAATTCTTTATTTATGGCAAGCCTTATCGCCGTCGTATTCGTGAGCTTAAACAAGCAATCATGATTAAGGAATAA
- a CDS encoding Rossmann-like domain-containing protein yields the protein MADMDPWYIYDTLIEGVPEGIPVTDYCIGSNWCYVDAGCGCGISHAVRGGGRRTFREDPCSIDLHALAKLAKSWNFEEATLGTAALNAWYSRREAIEEKGTFIDTEHVGRAEESNPFTLLKESYTGEKVTVVGHFPNVNSMFATADVTVLERNCASPLDTPDSACEYILPQQDYVLMTGTTFINKTMPRLLELSQKATTIVVGPSAIPSVVLAEAGAQAIAGSVVVDKEPAKASIKGGTKEQWRTGIKKFFWTPQD from the coding sequence ATGGCAGACATGGATCCGTGGTATATATACGACACGCTGATTGAAGGGGTTCCTGAAGGAATCCCCGTAACTGACTACTGCATTGGATCAAACTGGTGTTATGTCGATGCTGGTTGTGGTTGCGGCATATCGCATGCTGTACGCGGCGGCGGACGACGTACCTTCCGCGAAGACCCCTGTTCTATTGATTTACATGCCCTTGCGAAGCTTGCTAAATCATGGAATTTCGAAGAAGCAACCCTTGGAACTGCTGCACTGAATGCCTGGTATTCTCGCCGTGAAGCTATCGAAGAAAAAGGTACTTTTATTGACACTGAACATGTTGGTCGCGCCGAGGAAAGCAATCCCTTTACACTACTAAAAGAATCCTACACCGGGGAAAAGGTAACAGTTGTCGGCCATTTCCCCAATGTGAACAGCATGTTCGCTACCGCCGATGTCACCGTGCTCGAACGCAATTGTGCCTCGCCATTAGACACTCCTGATTCAGCCTGCGAATATATACTGCCCCAGCAGGATTACGTCCTTATGACTGGTACCACCTTTATCAATAAGACAATGCCGCGTCTGCTTGAGCTCTCGCAAAAGGCAACAACCATCGTCGTCGGACCGTCCGCCATTCCTTCGGTAGTACTTGCAGAAGCGGGAGCGCAAGCGATCGCTGGCAGCGTGGTTGTTGATAAAGAACCAGCTAAAGCATCCATTAAAGGTGGCACCAAAGAACAGTGGCGTACTGGTATTAAGAAGTTCTTCTGGACGCCACAGGACTAA